ACTGAAACAAGAAAAGACaagataaatgaaataaaaagtaGCCTACTATAGTAATTCTAATAAAAcaatgatgaagaaaaaatatgaagtaTTTCGtgttaacattattattatttttttttagattacgtcctaagactccagtcatggagtataagacaagtcatgttttacataataattctaacactaagtattcaacctagtttaggtttgaaaggaattcttgtacactataaaaagctctatcaactaaatattttttcatttttttttgaaaatcttcaaatcatcattacttttcaagatttgaggtagcttgttataaatttcctaccaatataatctggtttttgttcaaataacctactattgtgacccattatatgataatctgctctgtttcgcgtattatactcatgaacatctgaattctggatcacaccactcgttttcacatgcattacaacttcatatactaCATACAAGtgacagttaatagaccaagctttttaaataaagcctacaagagtctaacctattcactttctctatacatctgagtgccttcttttgaatcttaaacactctgtcctaTTTgttttgagatgaattaccccatactaaaatagcatacctaatatgagatagtataagtccacggtaagcagttaacagtagttttttatcattcagcctagcaagctgccgccgGACAAATACACTAGGTCCATATTATATCCACTAGgtcataccatagagaaacaatagcgtgagtagatatcccatggtatagggcgtttatgtcgcaacttttactgttatctcaagccgatagtccacatagttctttcccttgaagctgtgtgacactggtagtctctcatattgtgccgttcatacactctcacccggccaaaacagtaaaaatcgacaataatcgacagtaatcggcttgagataaaagttacgacataaactccctataccatgggatatctacttacgctattgtttctctatggtgatactATACAATGGGTTATCTTATAATCTTTTATATCTATGCTATAATTTAAGTCGAAGTTAATATTCAGTAACTTACTTGAAAAAGTCACAAACGCTTGTCCACTCATTCTTCCAGTCATCAATCGGTAAACAATGTGAGCTTCTTTGTCGTTCTGATATTTCGAGAACAACTTTACCAAATCTTGTTCATCAATGGTACGCGAGAGATTTTTCAAGTACAGCACCTGAAACgaacaaaacaaatgaaacaAAATACGGATCAAGAATAATAAGGCGTCATTGCAACAGTAATTGAACAggtttaatattcatatttatccGATCAAACACATTACAATAGGCCTATTGGAAAGAAAGAAAGtataatttaaaacttttttttctaCCTGAATTACTAATATTCTTGCTAAATTCGTGTATCAGTCCTGAAAATAGATctagaagaaaaaatagaagttaaaacaaattatttgaatatcaaGGAACtgttagaaaataataatgagttaatattattgaactcttattttatattatacgTTCAAATTTAAATACATTGTTTTTCCTATGTTGGCAATGACTACAACTGTTTTGTGTGTGTTAAATAAACGATGGAGGTGTGAATTTTTACTGcctttccaaagaatgaactATGTCGTTTTTTACTAAAGCTATCGTGTTCTACCGTAGTGCGAAGTATTAAAATTACAGGAACatcttattttgaaaaattgattttcagAATATATCTAtagtataataaagaaaagaattgacttatacacgtttgggataggaaattcaagaatgacgcatcatcacgtctcaactactaaactgattaacttgaaattttgcatatagattcttaattcaccgaggatggttataggcctattttccattcttcaagattccattacgtcaagttttcagattgtaaatttattaattagtcccttgcggagcatgggttacctactagtataaaataatttctacAAACAAAACTAAAAACTCCATGAAAACATACCTTGGAAGGCTGCCCCCGTTCATAATCCTTGAACCTGGGAATATTCCTAATATCTTCTACAGACATTCTTTCAAATTCTTCTTTCCCCTCtccttctgtcttcttctcACCACCTTTCTCGCGATAAGGAACCACAAACGGTTCACCACCTATCACCACTCTCTTTCCCTCTCCTTCTACTTTCACTTCTTCCTTCTTTGGTTTCCCTTTCAGTTCAACAATCTTTCCATCCTTTATCGTGTAGAATATCTCTCTCTGCACGTGTATTCCTGATAGGTTTTGTTTGAGGTTTATTTCCTGCTACAGTTTGATTATCCCAGTTGGATTTTTTTGAGTT
This genomic interval from Nilaparvata lugens isolate BPH unplaced genomic scaffold, ASM1435652v1 scaffold8051, whole genome shotgun sequence contains the following:
- the LOC120349051 gene encoding RNA-binding protein 41-like, with product EINLKQNLSGIHVQREIFYTIKDGKIVELKGKPKKEEVKVEGEGKRVVIGGEPFVVPYREKGGEKKTEGEGKEEFERMSVEDIRNIPRFKDYERGQPSKVLYLKNLSRTIDEQDLVKLFSKYQNDKEAHIVYRLMTGRMSGQAFVTFSSIKQAALALDEVFGVVLKGKPIVIQFGRNT